Proteins encoded together in one Cicer arietinum cultivar CDC Frontier isolate Library 1 chromosome 4, Cicar.CDCFrontier_v2.0, whole genome shotgun sequence window:
- the LOC140920072 gene encoding uncharacterized protein, with amino-acid sequence MNADQKKMYKMHYKSRIFMISSITFKEFDKCSNKEATNSIYDSLILTHEGSKQVQEAKNNLLVKKYELLKMEEDEDNETMFFGFQILVSGLKVLEKSYTTSDHVKKIIRSLTSKWRPKITAILKEKDLNTLKLDELFSSLISMKLSLKKTSPRRRKDFGLEIQVV; translated from the coding sequence ATGAATGCTGATCAGAAGAAGATGTATAAGATGCATTATAAGTCCAGAATATTCATGATAAGTTcaatcaccttcaaggagtttgacaagtgctCTAACAAGGAGGCAACAAATagtatttatgatagtttgATTTTGACCCATGAAGGAAGCAaacaagttcaagaagcaaagaaCAATCTCCTAGTTAAAAAGTATGAGCTGTtgaagatggaagaagatgaagacaatgAAACAATGTTTTTTGGATTTCAGATCCTGGTCTCAGGACTAAAGgtacttgagaagagttatactactAGCGATCATGTTAAGAAAATTATTAGGAGTCTGACaagcaagtggagacctaaAATTACTGCCATTCTAAAAGAAAAGGATCTTAATACTCTTAAACTAGATGAATTATTCAGCTCTCTCATATCAATGAAATTGAGCTTGAAGAAGACGagcccaagaagaagaaaagactTTGGCCTTGAAATTCAAGTAGTATAA